A window of the Cicer arietinum cultivar CDC Frontier isolate Library 1 chromosome 6, Cicar.CDCFrontier_v2.0, whole genome shotgun sequence genome harbors these coding sequences:
- the LOC101502036 gene encoding THO complex subunit 4D yields MASSLDMSLDDRIKNRSNRGRGRGRARSGRGSGTLGGGRITGAVNGRRLTGPGNGGRTTGAVRRGPLMVNTRPSSFAIAKSIRRTKPFPMQNDLFEDSLRAAGIQGVEADTKLYVSNLDRGVTNEDIRELFSELGDLKRYAVHYDKNGHPTGSAEVVYNRRSDAFAALKRYNNVLLDGKPMKIEIVGTNSELPITARVNVTGINGQRKRTVVMTPRGGQAGGPAMLNRGSGWGRHAGSRIGSGRGRGRGRVARGGGRGLGRGGGRGRGRKDAVEKSAEELDKELETYHAEAMNIS; encoded by the exons ATGGCTTCTTCCTTGGATATGTCACTTGATGACAGAATTAAGAACAGGAGTAACAGAGGCAGAGGACGTGGCAGAGCCCGTTCAGGCCGTGGAAGTGGGACTCTTGGTGGTGGAAGAATAACTGGTGCTGTTAATGGTAGAAGACTGACTGGTCCTGGTAACGGTGGAAGAACAACTGGTGCTGTTCGCAGGGGTCCACTTATGGTCAACACTCGCCCATCATCTTTTGCTATTGCCAAG TCTATTCGCAGAACCAAGCCTTTCCCGATGCAGAATGATTTGTTTGAGGATAGCCTTAGAGCTGCAGGAATTCAAGGAGTAGAAGCCGACACAAAGTTGTATGTTTCCAACTTGGACCGTGGAGTAACCAATGAAGATATACGG GAACTTTTCTCTGAGCTTGGAGACTTGAAGCGCTATGCTGTTCAttatgacaaaaatggacaccCAACT GGTTCAGCTGAAGTAGTCTATAATAGGAGAAGTGATGCATTTGCTGCTCTCAAACGATATAACAATGTACTTTTGGATGGAAAGCCGATGAAGATTGAGATTGTTGGAACAAATTCAGAATTACCCATAACCGCACGGGTCAATGTCACTGGGATAAATGGACAGAGGAAGAGGACAGTTGTGATGAC GCCTAGAGGTGGTCAAGCTGGAGGTCCTGCCATGCTAAATCGCGGTTCTGG TTGGGGACGCCATGCTGGCTCAAGGATTGGTAGTGGACGCGGCCGAGGCCGTGGTCGTGTTGCCAGGGGTGGAGGTCGAGGTCTTGGCAGAGGTGGAGGTCGTGGTCGTGGAAGAAAGGATGCAGTTGAAAAGTCAGCTGAGGAACTTGACAAAGAGCTGGAGACCTATCATGCTGAGGCTATGAATATCTCATAA